One stretch of Candidatus Thorarchaeota archaeon DNA includes these proteins:
- a CDS encoding nucleotidyltransferase domain-containing protein produces MEIDDLHNLGYDGDGETIAIIDSGLYPHSYFTSTPHTQEKIRRKYRAEVLRMFGSYARGEQSVESDVDILVRFREDVTLFDLVGLRILRNKIGD; encoded by the coding sequence ATGGAGATCGACGATTTGCATAATCTGGGCTATGATGGTGATGGCGAAACTATTGCCATTATTGATAGTGGACTTTATCCACACAGTTACTTTACTAGTACCCCCCATACACAAGAGAAAATTAGAAGAAAATACAGAGCAGAAGTCCTTAGGATGTTTGGTTCCTATGCCCGTGGTGAGCAGAGTGTGGAGAGTGATGTGGACATCTTGGTGAGATTCAGAGAAGACGTCACTCTCTTCGACCTGGTGGGGCTTAGAATTCTTAGAAACAAAATTGGGGATTAA